A stretch of Argiope bruennichi chromosome 10, qqArgBrue1.1, whole genome shotgun sequence DNA encodes these proteins:
- the LOC129988843 gene encoding achaete-scute homolog 1-like, with protein MASMALYSSSQPENLMGSSTTCYLVSSASNIDNSSLTYSSTTSTATHSPPSLVGTQQRIAPKLPIHQQQPQQQHKYLHQQDSSELMRCKRRIQLGQLPSSGKSMNPQPAAVARRNERERNRVRLVNLGFATLRQHVPSTTKNKKMSKVDTLKSAVEYIKRLQELLGETGGPQPGSVDENSYPMGGQSSTGSPTPSLCSDASSPYEVIHGEEEDELMDFASWF; from the coding sequence ATGGCATCGATGGCGCTTTACAGCAGCAGTCAACCAGAGAACCTTATGGGCAGCAGTACCACGTGCTACCTGGTATCGTCTGCGTCGAACATTGACAACAGCTCCTTGACATACAGCTCAACCACATCCACAGCAACGCATTCTCCGCCATCTCTTGTTGGCACACAGCAAAGGATCGCTCCAAAATTACCCATCCACCAACAACAACCACAGCAACAGCACAAATATCTCCACCAACAAGACTCTTCAGAGCTAATGCGTTGCAAAAGACGAATCCAACTCGGACAGTTGCCATCTTCTGGTAAGAGCATGAACCCACAACCAGCAGCAGTGGCCAGGAGGAACGAGAGGGAACGAAACAGGGTCCGGTTGGTCAATCTCGGGTTTGCAACGCTCCGACAGCACGTCCCCAGCACGACGAAAAACAAGAAGATGAGCAAAGTGGACACTCTGAAATCGGCGGTCGAATATATCAAGAGACTGCAGGAGCTTCTAGGGGAAACGGGCGGCCCACAGCCCGGCTCCGTCGACGAGAACTCTTACCCGATGGGCGGCCAGTCTTCGACGGGTTCTCCGACTCCAAGTCTCTGCTCAGACGCTTCCTCGCCCTACGAAGTGATCCATGGAGAAGAGGAAGACGAGCTCATGGACTTCGCTTCCTGGTTTTGA